A stretch of the Poseidonibacter antarcticus genome encodes the following:
- a CDS encoding malate dehydrogenase produces MAKKKQALIDLKNMNLSFEEKGQIIKLINFKTQTLTLDTQIYENEELIAKRTMVYAHLPKKLKAQLNKFF; encoded by the coding sequence ATGGCAAAAAAGAAACAAGCATTAATAGATTTAAAAAATATGAACCTCTCTTTTGAAGAAAAAGGTCAAATAATAAAACTAATAAATTTTAAAACTCAAACGCTAACTTTAGATACCCAAATCTACGAAAATGAGGAATTAATAGCCAAAAGAACTATGGTATACGCTCATTTACCTAAGAAATTGAAGGCACAATTAAACAAATTTTTCTAA
- a CDS encoding SLAC1 anion channel family protein — MNNKESIKAIPSNRLQYFPVMMFAIVMGLSGLSLVFKKLGEVLHFPTIIGSVFGLITTIIFFLILGNYLLKLFKYKEEVVEEITHPIRVNFFAAISISTLILSIFYRHTFDDLSQIFFIVGAILHIILTFYTMKFWINNNFELHHSNPAWFIPIVGNLIVPIAGKGFIDDSVLYFYFSIGIFFWVILFSIILNRIIFHKQFAAKFMPTLFILIAPPAIGFISYMKFTEGLDFFAHILYSLGLFFTILVFTMYKNYMNIKFFISWWAFTFPMAAITLATILMFQLTHLNFYAVLSYVLATMTTIIVCLVAKETIYHMLKKEICIMD; from the coding sequence ATGAATAATAAAGAGAGTATTAAAGCAATACCTTCAAATAGATTACAATATTTTCCTGTTATGATGTTTGCAATTGTAATGGGCTTATCAGGTTTATCGTTGGTTTTTAAAAAACTTGGAGAAGTCTTACATTTTCCTACTATTATAGGAAGTGTTTTTGGTTTAATCACTACGATAATATTTTTCCTAATTTTAGGAAATTATCTTTTAAAATTATTTAAGTATAAAGAAGAAGTAGTAGAGGAAATAACTCATCCAATAAGAGTGAACTTTTTTGCAGCGATTTCAATTTCTACTTTAATTTTATCAATATTTTATAGACATACATTTGATGATTTATCTCAAATATTTTTTATTGTTGGGGCTATATTACATATTATATTAACTTTTTATACTATGAAATTTTGGATAAATAATAACTTTGAACTTCATCACTCAAATCCTGCATGGTTTATACCAATTGTTGGGAATTTAATTGTTCCAATTGCTGGAAAAGGTTTTATTGATGATTCTGTATTATACTTTTATTTCTCAATTGGTATTTTCTTTTGGGTTATTCTTTTTTCAATTATATTAAATAGAATAATTTTTCATAAACAATTTGCTGCAAAATTTATGCCAACTTTATTTATTCTAATTGCACCACCTGCAATTGGTTTTATATCATATATGAAATTTACAGAAGGATTAGATTTTTTTGCTCATATTTTATATAGTTTAGGATTATTCTTTACAATACTTGTATTTACTATGTATAAAAATTATATGAATATTAAATTTTTTATATCATGGTGGGCTTTTACTTTCCCAATGGCAGCAATTACTTTAGCAACTATACTAATGTTTCAATTAACGCATCTAAATTTTTACGCAGTTTTATCATATGTTTTAGCAACAATGACAACTATAATAGTATGTTTAGTAGCAAAAGAGACTATTTATCATATGTTAAAAAAAGAAATATGTATCATGGATTAA